In a single window of the Ammoniphilus sp. CFH 90114 genome:
- a CDS encoding putative holin-like toxin — translation MVSVYDAIDLALNLGMFTLTFVGVVIALLTYMTKKK, via the coding sequence ATGGTGTCAGTATACGATGCAATAGATTTAGCATTAAATCTAGGCATGTTCACATTAACATTCGTTGGTGTCGTCATAGCCCTTCTGACATACATGACCAAAAAGAAATAG